A single region of the Lycium barbarum isolate Lr01 chromosome 2, ASM1917538v2, whole genome shotgun sequence genome encodes:
- the LOC132627875 gene encoding B3 domain-containing protein At5g42700-like: MNFTFLLKSSSSCSIALSIFYSKSHNQKERKKKMVKYEELRQQRLEENKKRIEELNLPLLSQALKSSTSPKPSPMKKTKPRIIATELVAVRRSPRVAKNPAPEYKEVIYYERVMIPRRVATPTKRDKSNFVYASDEERNASIVKAEKLEASLGSDYPILIRSMLPSHVSGGFWLGLPSNFCRKNLPRRDDTITLIDERGEEWPTVYLAQKNGLSGGWKKFAVDHDLSDGDAILFHLIRPTKFKVYIIRVRNASESDSTETSSSEGF, encoded by the exons ATGAACTTTACCTTTTTGTTAAAATCTTCATCTTCTTGCTCAATAGCGCTCTCTATTTTCTACTCAAAATCCCACAaccagaaagaaagaaagaaaaaaatggtGAAATATGAAGAGTTGCGCCAGCAAAGAttggaagaaaacaagaaaagaataGAGGAACTCAATCTTCCTCTTCTTTCTCAAGCTCTCAAGAGTTCCACTTCCCCCAAACCTTCTCCT ATGAAGAAGACGAAACCTCGGATTATAGCAACAGAGCTAGTTGCTGTCCGAAGATCACCTCGTGTTGCTAAAAACCCTGCTCCTGAATACAAAgaa GTGATTTATTATGAAAGGGTGATGATACCTAGAag GGTGGCTACTCCAACGAAGAGGGATAAGTCGAATTTTGTATATGCTTCGGATGAAGAAAGGAATGCTTCCATAGTGAAAGCAGAGAAACTTGAAGCAAGTCTTGGATCAGACTATCCTATCTTGATTAGATCAATGCTTCCCTCTCATGTTTCTGGAGGTTTTTGGCTG GGTCTGCCATCTAATTTCTGCAGGAAGAATCTTCCAAGAAGAGATGACACTATCACTTTAATAGATGAAAGGGGAGAAGAGTGGCCAACAGTATACTTGGCCCAAAAAAATGGACTTAGTGGTGGATGGAAGAAGTTTGCTGTGGATCATGACTTGTCCGATGGAGATGCAATTTTGTTCCATTTGATACGTCCTACTAAATTTAAG GTGTATATCATAAGAGTAAGGAATGCCAGTGAGAGTGACAGTACTGAAACCTCAAGCAGTGAAGGCTTTTAG